Part of the Bacillus cereus group sp. RP43 genome is shown below.
TAGGAAATACATTAAACCCACTTGCTAAAAAATCTGCTACTACACCAACATAATTATTAGGACCTGGCACAAAAGCCATAAAATGAGGATGATCCACATGAGTAATTTGATTAAACACATTGTTATTAAGAAAATGAAGTAACTCTTTCGGATTGGAGCCGTTTTCTGGAATCGTTTCAATTAGCCTGTCTCTAAAAATATTACTATCAATTGTTTCCGAAACTGGTTTACTTTTTAAATGATTCATATGATCAACAATCAAGTCCACCGCTTGATATCCTAACTGACGCATCTCTTCGGCTGATAACTGCAAGTTTTTTGTCATTTGGTTTACTCCTATTCTATTTAAAAAGGCGAGTTCTTGCTCGCCTTTTTATTTTTTATAATTTGTAATCACCGATTGCCTGTATTGGATTTTGAAGAATCGTGTTGATTAACTGATGGATGTGATTCAATATTTCCTGTATTTTCTCCGCTTCATATATGGTTTGATCATATCCAAACTTTATTGTAAGTTTCTCTTCAGGGAAGCACATAATTCCATACTTTACATGCGGTTCATCAACAACTTCTTGATCTGTGATGGCAAAATTTCTGCTTTCATTTGAAGAAAAGATAGCTGAGTTAGTTGGATAGTTTTCAAAAACCCAAAGATGGTCAGTCAACTGATTTTTTAATTCACTTTGTTTTTGTATATCAACAAATGAATAGTATGCATACTCATTACATTTCAATGTTTCTAGTTGTACTTTTTGCAGGAAGTCCACAAAAGATTGCGTTTCTGTCCATGCTAGTCGGATAGGCAAAATATTTGTGAACAGACCGAACATATTTTCAATCCCTTCTACTTCGGGAGGTCTGACTGATACTAGATTAGGTAATACTACTTCTCTCATTCCGTTGTATTTGCCAAGCAATATTCCCCATACAGCTAGTAATGCCGAATTCATAGTTATATTGTTTTTAGTTACAAATGTCTGTAACTGATTAGTCAAATCCTTATCTAATGTTAAATCCATAAATGTGAAATTTAACCCTTCACTTTGAGTTGGTACTTTCTTTTTAGGAATACTAATTTTTCGATTGTATCCTGATAAATAATCCCGCCAAAAATGACGTGCTTTCTCATGATCTTGTGCTAAAGTCCAATCTATGAATGTTTCAAAAGGTTTTACCATAGGTAACGCCGCCGTAGTTCCCGCATTTATTGTTTCATAGAGATGGAATAATTCGTCTATCAAAATGCTGACGCTCCAACCATCACATAATAGATGATGGGAACTCCAAACCACCTTATGCTCATTATTACCTAGTTGGAATATACAGAGGCGGTTCATAAATTCATCATTTTTGAATCCTTGATTTAAATTTTCATTCATCCATTGGTCTAAGAATTTTTGCTGTTCTTGTTTCGTCATCTCAATCAAGTTTTTTATCTCTGAAATCATTTGAACATCATGTAGAACAGCTTGCCAAGGTTTTGCTTGTTCATCTTGCACTATTATCGTTCTTAAAGAATCATGGCGATCAACTAATTGTTGGAAACACTGAATAAAGAGATTAATATCCAGCTCTCCCTCAAGTGCCCAAATTATTTGTTCAAAATATGCATTTGTATCATGTTCAGTCACAGCATGTTCATAAATAACTTCCTGGAAAGGTGCCAATGGGTAAATACGTTCTATTTTTATATCTGGCATTTTTTCTTGTATTTTGGTAAGTGTATGTTGATTAAGTTGTTTATCTTTAACATTTAGTGATGTAACTTTATTATCGTTCATTTTGTTTACATCACTTGTTTGCGAATTTGAAAAATGGTGTAGCTTTTTAACAAATTGAACCATGTCTCCTAATATAGGAAATGAAAATAGATTTTTTGGCTCTAGCTCAAATCCTTGTCTATACAGTCTGACCGAAACTTGAATCGCTTTTATCGAATCTCCACCTAAGGCAAAGAAATGATCATTTACTCCAACCCGATCTACTTTGAGTACTTCTTGCCAAACACTAGTTAATATTTTTTCCATTTCAGTTTTTGGAGCAATAAATATTTCATTTTTTTGTTTCTCTGGAGCAGGGAGCGCTTTTCTATCTAATTTCCCGTTTGGAGTCAAAGGCAATTGTTCCAAATAAACAAAATAAGAAGGAATCATGTAATCTGGCAAGTGGTCTCGCAAATGCTTTCGTAGTTCTGTTGTACTAATATTTTGCTCAGTTACCACATATGCGACTAAAAATCTTATACCATTCTCATCTGTCTGATCAATCACAACAGCGTGTTCGACTTGTTTGTAAGTGAGAAGACAATGGGAGATTTCTTCTAACTCTACTCGATATCCTTGAATTTTGACTTGATAATCTTGGCGGCCTAAAAATTCAATATATCCCTCAGGATGCATTTTGCCACAGTCTCCTGTCTTGTAAATAAGGCCAAAGTCCGGATGTGACACAAATGCTTCATTCGTTTTCTGTTCATCATTTAAATATCCTTTAGCAAGTCCCACTCCCCCGATATATAAATCTCCAATTACACCAACAGGGCACATTTTCTTTTCATAATTCAACACATAATACGTTTGGTTTGCTAAAGGCAGCCCATATGGAATACTATTCCAATGTGATTCCACCTGTTTGACCGGATAATAAATTGACCATATCGATGCTTCTGTTGCTCCTCCTAGTGAAACTACTTCTGCCATCGGGAAATGTCGTTTTATTTTTTCTGGTAAAGAAAGTGGAATCCAATCTCCACTATGTAAAACTAAACGCAAGGAAGAATGTTCAAAATGAGAACCTACTTGCTCCAATGCCAAATCCATGATTGCAGGAACTGTATTCCAAATTGTAATTCCTCTACGTTCGACGGTACGGATTAATTCTTGCATGTCTCTTGGGTCACGAATCATTACCAACATTGCACCTGTGCTTAACGTTCCAAAAATATCGTATACAGATAAGTCAAAACACATGGAAGAAATACCAATAATACGATCATCTTCATTTACCTGATATTTTTGATTAATATCTTGAATAGTATTTGTAACCGCTTGGTGAGTAATAATTACTCCTTTCGGTTTTCCTGTACTTCCTGAAGTGTAGATAATATAGGCAAGATCTTCCGGACCAGCAATAGCAGGCATATCTTCTGTTGTATATAATGACAAATGGTTTTCTTCATAAAGACTAGCTTCTAATAAAAGTTTGCATGAGCTATTTTCTAAAATATATGTTTGGCGATCTAAAGGATGATCGGGATCAATCGGAACATATGCGGCACCTGCTTTTAAAATACCTATCATATTAGCAATGGTCTCAACTCGTCTTTGTGCTAAAAGGCCAACTTTGTCACCTAGACCGATTCCTTGTTCTTTTAAGAAGTGCGCAACTTGATTGGAGCGTTTATGAAGCTCTGAGTATGTTAACCAATCTTTTTCAAAAACTACTGCTACTTCATCCGGTGTGCGTTTTACTTGGTCTGTAAATAATTGATACAGAGTAGTTGAAAGTATTTTTTCCGTTGTCTCATTGTATTGCTCAATTAAAGTTTGATCCGATTCTTTCATCTGCAACGAGGTTACGTCACTTTTTTTCACCAATTGTTCCAATAAGTCAACAAATTGGGAAAACATTGCTTCTATCACATCAACATCAAACAATTCTTCAACATAGTTCCAGCTAATTAATAACTCTCCATTTTTTTCAATTACCACATTATCCAAATACACTTGTGGAGTCCGAGCATGAATATGGCGAAGTGAACCAAGCTGTTCCCAAGCAAAAGCCCCCGCACCTGCTAGCATCGAGGTGAAAACAATTGGCATAACTGCTTTTGGCGTCATTTGATGATATCGAGTGAAATCTCGAATAAAATTAACTCCATCGTAATGACGATGTTCAAGGCCATCTAATAAAGTAGATTGCGTTTCTTTTACTCTAGTAAAGAAAGATTGATCTGGATTCACATCAACATCCAACAAGATGAGTGAAGTGAAATCTCCCACAATTTGCTCTACTTCTTCATGAACAGGATTACGGTTAAATACAGTCAAATTAATTGCCAATCGGCGTTGATTACTCCAGTATGCCAACACATCACCATATATTGTACAAAGCAGAGCCGAAGGAGTTACTTCTTTCTCTTGTGCTAACTTTCGTAGCTTTGTCCATTTTTCATTGTCCAGGATCTTAGTAAGTGATTGGAATTTAGGAGTAGCAATCTCTACCGGATCTTTTTTTAACAGCAAAGAAGGCGCAAACGGAAAGTCCGGAAGCTTACTTGTCCAATAATCTTTTGCTGTTTTATATTCTGAGCTTTGTTCCATTTCATCATAGATAAACATGTAATCTTGAAAATCAAAAGATAGAGGTTCTAATCTTTGCTCTGGTTTATAATAATAATGAAACAAATCATGTCCAACGATGTTCATGCTTGCTCCGTCCATTAATAAAGCATCGTATCGAAAACATAATAAATACGTATCTTCTTTTAAAAGAAAGGCTTTTAATTCAAACAAAGGCCATTGCCCTAAAGGAAATACATGATTAGTCATTCGAGAACGTTCTTCTTGTAAGCGAGCATTTTGATTCCTATCATCTAAATCTATAAGACTCACTATTTCAATCTCGTAATCAGGAACGCTTTGTAATATTTGCTGTTCTCCCTCTGGTAAAATTACAGCTCGTAACATCGGATGACGTTGAATTACCTTTTGAAAACTTTTTGAAAGACGATTGATATTCAATTTTGTTTCATATTCAAAATAAGTTTGAGGTGAAATACCACTTAATTCAAACTGTGAATTCCGTCCTAACATGTACGCTGTCTGAACCTCTGTTAAGGGAAATGGCTTAGACAAATCTTTAACATGGGTTGGTCTATTTTCAAAGTTTTCCGTTTTATGCTCTAACTTTACACAAGTACTAAGTTGAGCAATCGTGGGATGCTTAAAAAAATCTGTTGTACTTATTTTTAAGCAGTCTTTTCTTAATAAATTAATTACCTGAAGTGCTTTAATCGATTCTCCTTTTAAAGCAAAAAAATTATCATGAATACCGATTCCCTCAATCTCCATAACTTTTTCCCATGCATGCACCAATTTTTGTTCAATTTCATTGCGCGGGGCAACGTATGGAATTGATACATAATCTGTTTGTGTTATATCTAATAACCTTTTCCTATCTACTTTCCCATTTGGATTCAACGGAATCTCTTCCACCTGAATCATTTTTTCAGGAATCATAAACTCAGGTAATTTATCACTTAAATATTTTCTGATTTCATCAAAAGAGACCTTATTATCCGATACATAGTACGCAGCTAATAATTTCCTATTTCCATATACTTGATCAACAACGATAGCTTGGTTTATTTCTGGATATTCCCTTAACTGGCTTTCGATTTCTCTTAATTCAATCCGATATCCCCGAATTTTTACTTGATGATCCATTCGACCTAGATATTCAAGTTCTCCATTAGGCAACCAACGAACGAGATCACCCGTATGATACATCATTTCTCCTGCCGTAAAAGGACTCGGTACAAACTTTTCATCTGTCAGTTTAGATTTCCCAAGATACCCTCGTGCTACCGCCACGCCACCAATGCAGAGTTCACCCGGAATTCCAAATGGTTGTAATTGACCATACTTATTCAATATATAGGAATGATAATTCGGGTTGGGACTTCCAATCGTAACTTCTTTGGCAGAGCTCAAATCCTTTACTGTTGCACAAATGGTTGTTTCTGTAGGACCATAAATATTTAAAATTGTCGCTTCACTGATGCATCGAATTTTTTCAACCAAATCAATGGAAAATGCTTCTCCTGCTAACAAAATAGATTTTAAATATTTCAGAAAATTCGCCCCTTCTGGATCACTCAAAATCACTTCCATTCGCGATGGCGTTGATTCCCATAAATCCACCTTATGTTCTTTGACCAAATAAGCCAATTCTTTTGTTGCAAACTGGTCCTCTGTAGCAATGACTACTTTCGAACCTTGCGTTAAAGGAAGACATATTTCTAACAAGGAAATATCAAAAGATACACTAGCAAGAAACAAGAATGACTGATTATCTTTTACTTTTTCTCTCATTACACTTAAAAAATGGACAAGTGATTTCTGTTCCACCATTACCCCTTTTGGATTTCCTGTCGATCCTGATGTGTAAATAACATAAGCCAAATCATTAGGATCACTTTCTCGAACTAAGTTACTTTCCTCACCTTGGAAGAGATATTCCTCATCAAGATACAGCACTTCACCCGCAAATTGCGGCAATTCTACTTCTGTTCGCTTGCTCAGTAAACATTTTGCTTGACTATCTTGTAACATATATTCAATTCGTTCATTTGGATAGTTAGGATCGATTGGTAAATACGCTGCTCCTGCTTTTAAAATCCCCACCATGCCAATGATCATTTCCAATGACCGATCTACCATAACCCCAATAATACTTTCTTTCGATACACCTTTACTTTGAAGAATAGAAGCTAATTGATTTGCTTTCTTATTCAATTCTCTATATGTCAAAGATTGATCATTACAAACAACAGCAATTTGATCTGGGGTTTTTAACGCTTGTTCTTCAAACAAATCTTGAAATGATTGAGACAATTCTATGTCCGTCTGACCTTGATTCAATTCTTCTAGCAACTCTTTCTCTTCTTCTGAAATGATACAAATATCTTTCACAGCCAAATTCGAATTTCTTGACACTTGCTTTAAAACATAAAGGTACGAATTTGCAAACTGTTGCAAAGAAGAGAATGAATGAGATTTAAAAGAAATTTGAAATTCAAATTCATTATGTATTTCATTCCATTTTTTTCGTATCCATATGGCTAAATTATTCTCTGCGTATTTTTCTATCGAATTTTTATTATGTAATCCTTCCATCCCAATAACAATTTGAAAAGGAGTTAAATGGTGTTTCGCTAATAATTCAGAGAGTGGATAACTCTGATTGTCATACCCGAATAAAGTCGATTGTTCAATCTGATTTACTACTTGTTTAAAGCTGTGATGCGGATGGATTTCACTTCCTAAAGGAATCAACTTATTAAGATTCTCGCTTTGTTCAAGATTTTTTTCGATTACAGGAATACCAATAGTAATTCTTTCTTGATCTGTATAGTGTGCCAAACAAATCCTTAATGCGGCCTGTAACCAGCTAAATAATAATAAATCTTGAGACTTACTTACTTTTTGTATACTTTTACTAAACTCTACATTCATTATGACTTGAACGTGTTCGCAAGGATTTTCTTTATTTAGTTGGTAACCGCTATTGAATACAGAAAAATCGAGAACCTCGGAAGATAATTGCTCCTTCCAAAACGCCTCTACCCCTTTATTCTCATGAATCGAACTTCGATCTTTAATGTGCATTTTTATCTTTATCCCCCTAATATTCATTTCATCTATTCGTTAATTTTCAAGCCAACTTCAAGTCCATGGAGAAATACTTGATGGTTATCCAAACATAAAAATTGCTGAATCTCTTCAAATTTCATATGACCAACTGAACAAACGCCTAAATTCAATGTCTCAGCCACCATATTTAAGGTAGCAGTGATAATACCAGACTCAATACAAGCAAATAAATATCCATCTGAACCGTATTTCGGGATGGAAGCGTTCGCATTATAAACCAAATAAACTGAAAAGGCAGACTGAGTAAATAAATCTTGGTTAATTAACTCATGATCACTTTTGATTACTTGATCAATATTATTTACAATTACAAGACAGTTTTTTGATGGGTTATAATAATAAAATCCAGCTTTCATACCTTCTATACGTTTTGGTTTTATGTAAATAAAGATATCAATAGGGTAGAGTCCGCCTGCACTTGCGTAATGATAGTATATTTTTTCTTCCCCAACCTGTTTTAGAGTTGATATGAATTGGGAAAATTCTAAAAAACTAATATGTTTTTTCATATCAAATTGGCGACAAGACCTACGTTCCTTGATTATAGTGGGTAGCTCATTTGTTGTTTCAAGTTGAATTTCGGTTGACCGCGTAGCAACGTGCGTTCGATTCAATTGTTCACTCATATACATATCTAAATCTTCTTTAGAAAAGCGAATCTGGTCGCTATATGGATTTGGAAAAATCTTTTCTTGTGTGGAAAATACTTCTCTTGGGTGTAATATGTTACTTACTAACACACGATTTTTTATCATAAGCTCTATTGTTTTTTGTGTCTCTTCTACATTTCCTAACGAAAAGCGCTCTACTAGTTCACTAATTTTCACACCTTTTTGAGTCAAAAAATAAAACTCAGGAAACCACTCAGACAGAATACCTGTAAATCGCATTTCCCCTACCAAAACTTCATTATGCAACTTCTCCCAATGCTTAATAGGAGACCAGTAATAAGTTTTCTCGCTCATATAACCCTCCATAAACTTTTAACTTAATTTTTAAATACACTTTTCTAATCTCTAAAAATAATTTTTAGATTCTTCCCCTTGTCTCGTAGTGATTATAAATACATGTACTTCAACAAAGCTTGAGAATAATAAAATAACTTTTTCTTCATTAAAATTTTTTATTTCATCATAAAAAATGATTTTTTATTAGACATTTCACATCCTTTCCCATAGTAATCCTATAAGGTATAAACCATTTAGAACATTGAGAATATTCATGTATTTCCAATGTGAAATTATTGTAATGGATTGGAAAGCAGATGGATATAGTTATTAAACACAATAATATTGAGAAAGTTTTATTTGTTATAGCGATAAAATTTTCTAATGAGATTTATTACACTTAGATTAAGTAAAGAATTTAATATTCTTCTTTTGAAGTTAGTGTAAAAATGCAACTTACTTTTACATACAAGTGAGCTACTAACATATCGTATTTAAAATAGAGAAAAGACACCATTTAAGGTGTCTTTTCTCTATTTTAATTCCATATACTTTTGCATCTTTGCTATTTTTTAAACGATTTGTAGGAATTAATACAACTCGAACATCTAGCCCGTTAGATGTTCGAATATATAATAAAAATTATATAAATTAAGAATGTGCTTCAGATAATTTTATAAATAAATACAAAGATTTCTTCTCCTCCTACTGTTACAATAGCAATAATCTCTTGTCTATTTTCTTTATTAAATTGTAATATAATTACAGTATGTGAAATTATATTAATTTAACTTTAAAAGCGAAGTGAAAATAACCGTCACTTCGCTTTTTGCATTCACAATCCTTATTTAATTTGCTCAATTCAGTATACACTTTTACATGATTTGCTTTTTATTTAATCGGCTTTTCTGTTTTTAAAACAAATGAACTTAATGCAGGAACCTTGATTTTATTGTCATGGACTACATAAAGTGTTTTACTTCCCGCCTGCTTACCGTCTACTAGTACTTTCCAAGGACCTTTCGATGGAAGCGTTATGTCAACGTCTTCTCTATTTGCATTGTGAACCACCATAAAGTATTCGTTTTTATTCCCATTGCCTTTCCCATCTATTGTATAAGCTACAACATTTTTTGGAGCATCAATAAAAGATACATGCTTTTTAATTTGCTCTGCAGATGTCATTCGAAAAGCTGAGTACTTTTTGCGTAAATCTATTAAGCCCTTCATATAATCTACTTCATTATTAAATGCCGCACGGCGTAACCAGTCCATCTGGTTAATTGAATCAGGAGATTTGTAACTGTTATGATCACCATATTTTGTGCGCATAAACTCTTGTCCTGCATGTAAGAATGGAATACCTTGTGATGTTAATAAAATAGAAGAAGACAATTTGTGCATTTGTTTTCGCACTTCTTCACTTTCACCCTGATTAGTCAACTCCAGTTTATCCCATAATGTATGATTATCATGTGCTTCCACATAAGTTAACACCTGCTCTGGATCTTGATAGGTAGACGAATTTGTATCATAGTCAATACCTGCCGTAATGCCTTTTTTAATACGGTCTTCCATGTTTTGCTTTCCATTTACAAAACCATTTTCTTTCTCCTCAAATACACTGCCTTTCAATCCATCACGTATATTATCGTTAAAATGAGCAATCCCTTTCATTTTCTCTGCATTTTTTTGGTTTGCTTTCAACTCAGTTGCAAGAGGTGTATTTAAATCCCAGCCTTCTCCATGCAGAATAATAGAAGGATCAATTTGATTAACCCCTTTACGTATTTCATTCATCGTTTCATAATCATGAATACCCATTAAATCAAAACGGAATCCATCTAAATTATATTCTTTTGCCCAGTACGTGACGGAATCCACCATAAATTTCCTCATCATTTTTCGTTCTGAAGCGGTATCATTTCCTACACCAGTTCCATTTGCAAGTGTTCCATCTTCATTGTAACGATAATAATAACCTGGGACTAACTTATGAAAATTAGATTCAGCGGCATTATACATATGGTTATATACTACGTCCATTACAACACGAAGATTATTATCATGCAGTGTTTGAATCATTTGCTTTAATTCAGTTATTCGAACAGTTGGCTCATAAGGATTTGTAGAATAGGAGCCCTCTGGGACGTTGAAATTTTTCGGGTCATATCCCCAGTTATATTGTGGTTCATTTAAAGTTTCTTCATTTACCGAGGCATAATCAAATATCGGTAAAAACTGAACGTGTGTAACACCAAGATCTTTCATATGATCAAGTCCTGTTTTAACACCTTCAGGACCTTTTGTTCCTTTTTCTATTACACCTAAATATTTCCCTTTCTGCTTAATACCACTTTCAGGTTGGATGGAAAGATCGCGTACATGCAATTCATAAATAATAGCATCTTCCGGATTTTTAAATTTCGGTTTTTTGTTTGCTTTCCATTTTTTCGGATTTGTTTCTTTTAAATCAACGACTACACCTTTATCTCCATTTACGGAAGCAGCACGCACATACGGATCAACCGCTTCAGTCCACTTATCACCAATTTTTACTTTATACGTATAAAAGAGACCTTTTTGGTTCCCTTTAAGTTCTGCTATCCATGTTCCCTTTTCACCTTGTTGCATGTTTATTTCAGTACCTATTTTATCGCTCCAATTTTTATATGAAACTAACTTCGCTTCACTCGCAGTAGGAGCCCATAAACGGAACTTTGTATGTTGCGGAGTATATATATTCCCTAAATCATTACCACCATAATAAAATAAATTATCAAATTCCTCGCTACGAATGACTTTACCGATTTCAGTATTCGCATCAGCTAAGTTTGCTATTTTAACTTTGTATGTTTGTTTTAAATCAATTTTCTGTTCCGTAATTACTTTAACCTTATTAGTAATATCTCCACTATTTTTATCATAAGGACTAATTCCCTTAATTTTAACGCCTTCAATTTCAATTTTCTGTTCCTTAATATTAAACGGAATATTAGTATTTATAGTGATTTCATTAAAACTATCAATAGTAGCTTTTTGAATAGAGAGATCAGAAGAAGGCTTAGAATCATATACTTTTTCATCACCCGAAAGGATCCATACTTCAGCACGACCATCCCTTATATGTTCAACCCAGTGATCACCTCCATCTTTTTCCCATTCATTGGTACGAACTATAAATCCTACCCGATTATAGTCACCATCTATTTTTATCTTAGCGTATTTTCCAAAATCATCTTCACCAGTAAATTCATAGGATTTACCGTTTGCATTTTCTCCCCATACCCAAAGATTCCAGTCTTTTGTATTTCCAAATTTCTCTTTGTAATGAATGATAATTTCAGTAGCTTTCGAATTTGAAACTGCCTTCACGCTCTGAAAAGAGAAAACAGATGATAACATAACGATTATGGTAAGTAATAAAAACGATTTGTTAATTAATTTTTTTGTAATTTGCACCCCATACACCCTTTCTTTAAATATTACGAACAATTTATTATGCTCATACTACGAAACACG
Proteins encoded:
- a CDS encoding amino acid adenylation domain-containing protein produces the protein MHIKDRSSIHENKGVEAFWKEQLSSEVLDFSVFNSGYQLNKENPCEHVQVIMNVEFSKSIQKVSKSQDLLLFSWLQAALRICLAHYTDQERITIGIPVIEKNLEQSENLNKLIPLGSEIHPHHSFKQVVNQIEQSTLFGYDNQSYPLSELLAKHHLTPFQIVIGMEGLHNKNSIEKYAENNLAIWIRKKWNEIHNEFEFQISFKSHSFSSLQQFANSYLYVLKQVSRNSNLAVKDICIISEEEKELLEELNQGQTDIELSQSFQDLFEEQALKTPDQIAVVCNDQSLTYRELNKKANQLASILQSKGVSKESIIGVMVDRSLEMIIGMVGILKAGAAYLPIDPNYPNERIEYMLQDSQAKCLLSKRTEVELPQFAGEVLYLDEEYLFQGEESNLVRESDPNDLAYVIYTSGSTGNPKGVMVEQKSLVHFLSVMREKVKDNQSFLFLASVSFDISLLEICLPLTQGSKVVIATEDQFATKELAYLVKEHKVDLWESTPSRMEVILSDPEGANFLKYLKSILLAGEAFSIDLVEKIRCISEATILNIYGPTETTICATVKDLSSAKEVTIGSPNPNYHSYILNKYGQLQPFGIPGELCIGGVAVARGYLGKSKLTDEKFVPSPFTAGEMMYHTGDLVRWLPNGELEYLGRMDHQVKIRGYRIELREIESQLREYPEINQAIVVDQVYGNRKLLAAYYVSDNKVSFDEIRKYLSDKLPEFMIPEKMIQVEEIPLNPNGKVDRKRLLDITQTDYVSIPYVAPRNEIEQKLVHAWEKVMEIEGIGIHDNFFALKGESIKALQVINLLRKDCLKISTTDFFKHPTIAQLSTCVKLEHKTENFENRPTHVKDLSKPFPLTEVQTAYMLGRNSQFELSGISPQTYFEYETKLNINRLSKSFQKVIQRHPMLRAVILPEGEQQILQSVPDYEIEIVSLIDLDDRNQNARLQEERSRMTNHVFPLGQWPLFELKAFLLKEDTYLLCFRYDALLMDGASMNIVGHDLFHYYYKPEQRLEPLSFDFQDYMFIYDEMEQSSEYKTAKDYWTSKLPDFPFAPSLLLKKDPVEIATPKFQSLTKILDNEKWTKLRKLAQEKEVTPSALLCTIYGDVLAYWSNQRRLAINLTVFNRNPVHEEVEQIVGDFTSLILLDVDVNPDQSFFTRVKETQSTLLDGLEHRHYDGVNFIRDFTRYHQMTPKAVMPIVFTSMLAGAGAFAWEQLGSLRHIHARTPQVYLDNVVIEKNGELLISWNYVEELFDVDVIEAMFSQFVDLLEQLVKKSDVTSLQMKESDQTLIEQYNETTEKILSTTLYQLFTDQVKRTPDEVAVVFEKDWLTYSELHKRSNQVAHFLKEQGIGLGDKVGLLAQRRVETIANMIGILKAGAAYVPIDPDHPLDRQTYILENSSCKLLLEASLYEENHLSLYTTEDMPAIAGPEDLAYIIYTSGSTGKPKGVIITHQAVTNTIQDINQKYQVNEDDRIIGISSMCFDLSVYDIFGTLSTGAMLVMIRDPRDMQELIRTVERRGITIWNTVPAIMDLALEQVGSHFEHSSLRLVLHSGDWIPLSLPEKIKRHFPMAEVVSLGGATEASIWSIYYPVKQVESHWNSIPYGLPLANQTYYVLNYEKKMCPVGVIGDLYIGGVGLAKGYLNDEQKTNEAFVSHPDFGLIYKTGDCGKMHPEGYIEFLGRQDYQVKIQGYRVELEEISHCLLTYKQVEHAVVIDQTDENGIRFLVAYVVTEQNISTTELRKHLRDHLPDYMIPSYFVYLEQLPLTPNGKLDRKALPAPEKQKNEIFIAPKTEMEKILTSVWQEVLKVDRVGVNDHFFALGGDSIKAIQVSVRLYRQGFELEPKNLFSFPILGDMVQFVKKLHHFSNSQTSDVNKMNDNKVTSLNVKDKQLNQHTLTKIQEKMPDIKIERIYPLAPFQEVIYEHAVTEHDTNAYFEQIIWALEGELDINLFIQCFQQLVDRHDSLRTIIVQDEQAKPWQAVLHDVQMISEIKNLIEMTKQEQQKFLDQWMNENLNQGFKNDEFMNRLCIFQLGNNEHKVVWSSHHLLCDGWSVSILIDELFHLYETINAGTTAALPMVKPFETFIDWTLAQDHEKARHFWRDYLSGYNRKISIPKKKVPTQSEGLNFTFMDLTLDKDLTNQLQTFVTKNNITMNSALLAVWGILLGKYNGMREVVLPNLVSVRPPEVEGIENMFGLFTNILPIRLAWTETQSFVDFLQKVQLETLKCNEYAYYSFVDIQKQSELKNQLTDHLWVFENYPTNSAIFSSNESRNFAITDQEVVDEPHVKYGIMCFPEEKLTIKFGYDQTIYEAEKIQEILNHIHQLINTILQNPIQAIGDYKL
- a CDS encoding SagB/ThcOx family dehydrogenase, whose amino-acid sequence is MSEKTYYWSPIKHWEKLHNEVLVGEMRFTGILSEWFPEFYFLTQKGVKISELVERFSLGNVEETQKTIELMIKNRVLVSNILHPREVFSTQEKIFPNPYSDQIRFSKEDLDMYMSEQLNRTHVATRSTEIQLETTNELPTIIKERRSCRQFDMKKHISFLEFSQFISTLKQVGEEKIYYHYASAGGLYPIDIFIYIKPKRIEGMKAGFYYYNPSKNCLVIVNNIDQVIKSDHELINQDLFTQSAFSVYLVYNANASIPKYGSDGYLFACIESGIITATLNMVAETLNLGVCSVGHMKFEEIQQFLCLDNHQVFLHGLEVGLKINE
- the pulA gene encoding type I pullulanase, whose translation is MQITKKLINKSFLLLTIIVMLSSVFSFQSVKAVSNSKATEIIIHYKEKFGNTKDWNLWVWGENANGKSYEFTGEDDFGKYAKIKIDGDYNRVGFIVRTNEWEKDGGDHWVEHIRDGRAEVWILSGDEKVYDSKPSSDLSIQKATIDSFNEITINTNIPFNIKEQKIEIEGVKIKGISPYDKNSGDITNKVKVITEQKIDLKQTYKVKIANLADANTEIGKVIRSEEFDNLFYYGGNDLGNIYTPQHTKFRLWAPTASEAKLVSYKNWSDKIGTEINMQQGEKGTWIAELKGNQKGLFYTYKVKIGDKWTEAVDPYVRAASVNGDKGVVVDLKETNPKKWKANKKPKFKNPEDAIIYELHVRDLSIQPESGIKQKGKYLGVIEKGTKGPEGVKTGLDHMKDLGVTHVQFLPIFDYASVNEETLNEPQYNWGYDPKNFNVPEGSYSTNPYEPTVRITELKQMIQTLHDNNLRVVMDVVYNHMYNAAESNFHKLVPGYYYRYNEDGTLANGTGVGNDTASERKMMRKFMVDSVTYWAKEYNLDGFRFDLMGIHDYETMNEIRKGVNQIDPSIILHGEGWDLNTPLATELKANQKNAEKMKGIAHFNDNIRDGLKGSVFEEKENGFVNGKQNMEDRIKKGITAGIDYDTNSSTYQDPEQVLTYVEAHDNHTLWDKLELTNQGESEEVRKQMHKLSSSILLTSQGIPFLHAGQEFMRTKYGDHNSYKSPDSINQMDWLRRAAFNNEVDYMKGLIDLRKKYSAFRMTSAEQIKKHVSFIDAPKNVVAYTIDGKGNGNKNEYFMVVHNANREDVDITLPSKGPWKVLVDGKQAGSKTLYVVHDNKIKVPALSSFVLKTEKPIK